GGTTTCACAACGATATAGTCGGTTGGGAAGCGTGGTTTGGGTCTTTCAGCGTGGTTCTCTTTAAAGAAAGCAATAATATAATCCTAGAATTCCTTAGAGAGACTCTATTGAGTGCTGGCCTGGAAGTAATAACTTACGAATTGAGTAATGCTTACGTGGAGGAAATAATAAAGTGGTCGCAGGTAGTAGGCATCGCTTCAGTTGCAGTAGCGATGAAGCGCGGTCTAAATCCTAAAGAGACTAAACATATACGTGAGTATAAAGAGTTTATCAAGCAAAACATATCAGTTACTTTATTGAACTATCAGAAAGATGAGCAAGTATAGTGAGTTAAAAACCTAACTATCGTTTAGAGTAATGCTTATTTAACTCTTTAACATTTTATAAGTTGAGGTGAATTTGTTGACTGAGTTACGTCCGCTAGTTAAGGAAGCTTTACTATCCGCGTACGCCGGAGAATCCATGGCTCAATCAAGGTATAGAGCTTTCGAAGAAGTAGCTGAGAGAGAAGGATTTAAGAACGTAGCTAGGCTATTCAGAGCTATAGCATTTGCTGAGCAAGTACACGCACGTAATCACTTAAAGAGGATGGCTTCCGTAATGTCTGATCAGAAAGCCTGTGGTGGTGCACCGATAGGACTTGGTAGCACATCACAAAACCTCAATCTAGCGATAATGGGTGAGGAGTTCGAAGTAAGTGAGATGTACCCCACGTACGTAGCGATAGCGGAATTCTATGGCGACGAGGCAGCAAAGCGAACTTTCAGGTGGGCGTTAGAAGCCGAGAGGATACACGCTGAATTATACAAGAAAGCTAAAGAGCACGTAGATAAGGGCGAAGACATGCCTTTAGAGGGTAAGGTGTGGATATGTCCAGTGTGCGGGCACACACATGTAGGTCTTGAAGCGCCGGAGAAGTGCCCCGTCTGTGGAGTTACCCGAGATAAGTATGTTGGTTTTTAAACACGAATTCTTAAGTAGTTAGTTAAGGTCTACGTAATTAACTTATTACTCTCGTTACTATTTTTGGTAAGGTTCGGCGAGATGCTACTAGCTAATTGGAGACTCGTTAAGGAGCTCTTAGAAACAGTTGATGTTGCTCTAGAGGTAGTTGATGTTAGAGACCCCTTAAGTACTAGAAGCAAGAGATTCGAGAGACTCTGTAGTGGGTTAGGGATCAAGTATGTGGTAGTGTTGAATAAATCGGACCTCGTGCCGCGTGACGTGGTACGTGCTTGGATTAAGTATTTCGAAGAAGTTGAGGGTATGAGGGCAGTGCCTATCTCGGCTCAGAAGAGGCTAGGTACACTCAAGTTGAGAAAGATTATTAGGAGACTTAGTGACAAAAAGCCGTTAATAGTGGGAGTTTTCGGCATGCCTAAAGTAGGCAAGTCAACGCTCATCAACACTTGGGCAGGCAGACACGCAGCCAGAACGTCCCCCTATCCCGGAACACCTGGTTACACTAAGAAAGCCCAGCTATTTAACGTGGGCGGCGGAGTCTACCTACTTGATACTCCAGGGATAATACCTGTTGAAGGAGACGAGATAGAAGTGACTATAAGAATGAATCCAATAGATACTATAAAAAATCCAGTCGCTACAGCAGTAGGTTTGATAAAGAGAATAGCATCTCACAACCCCAAAGCATTTAGAGAGGCTTACGGAATTGACAGTTCTGACCCTGACATCATATTACGGGAGCTGGCCTTCAAAAGAGGGTGGGTCTATAAGAGTGATAAAGAACCAGTAATTACTGAATCAGCAAAGCTGATTATTAGAGACTACCTAGACGGGAAAATAAGATTTTACGTCTTACCCCCATAGAATTTGAGTTCAGACCTCATGTTAGTTGATGTGGCTAGTTGTCAACCCTCAGTATCACAGGCCTTAGACCTCCGTTTCCCGTCCTAGGTTTTTCTAGGACGGGTTGTGCCTCTACCCCGCGGTTCACCGTGGCTACTAGCCACTCCACGCGGAGGTCATGGACACCCTTCAAGCCCAACGGCAAGGGACTCACATCTAGTTCTATCTTTAGGGTAGCTTGAAGTATCTCTCATCATCATGAAAAAATCCTACAAAACCTTTATGAACCTAACACACTAAAACAGTTGCGAACCCTTTCATCATAGGTCTTGTCATCATCCTCCACTCGTTCGGGGCAACCCACGGCTCGCCCTCATAGATTTCATCGGGTTCATTACTGTGGGGAAACCCCCACATCCTGGCTTTAGACGCCCCACCTACTCAAGTCTTCACTACTTACCCATACTGTAGGCAGACTCAATCAAGCCTCCACGAAACCCAAAACAGACACACGAGGTGTTGCTTACAACCCGAAAGCCTTGTCCTTTTAGGGCGGGGAGGAGGTCAGGTTAACCGGAATAAGTAGTTTAGCCTTCAACTATCTTCAGTATAGTGTCTTTGTCTAATGTGCTTACTGTCAGGTACCTCTCGCTCAGCATCTTTAAGTCTTTGTTGTCTCCTTGTATCATGACTGAAAATAGTCTAGCGTTTGCTTGCTTTAGTTTTCTTCTTAGGGTTGTCACAGATAGGGTGTCTTCACCGTCTGTTATGACTACTATATCGGAGTCTCTCTTTATTAAGCCACTACAGATTATGTCGTCGCAGGCAGTAGTTATAGCCTTAGTTATGTCTGTTCCTCCGCCACTCTTAACCCTGGCTAAATTTCTTATGAGATTCAAGAACTCAGAAAAGCTTGCTTTCCTAGAAATTCTTATTAAATCGTGTGGAGCTCCATCAAAAAACCTTAAGTAAAACTCACGTACCTCTCTCCTAGACTTTATGAGTAAAGCTATAGCTGTTGCTTTAGCCCACTCTATCTTCTCTCCCTCCATACTGCCAGACTTATCCGTAAGTAGGTAGAGAGGACCCAAGGACTTACTGATCTTCTTGTCGTAGAGCAAGAGCTTAGACTCGGCATAACTTAATAAGAGGTACTTACGAGGAAGTGCCAGCTGCGCGGGGACTAGTCTCTCCAAGTCACTACCTAAGTCATAACCGTTAAATTCGCCTCTATTGAATTTCTCATATTTTTTCCTAGTTTTCTTGACGACGTCGGGCACTAGTGAAAGAACCTCTAGAATTTTGCTGACGTCAGTCATTCTAGCAAGCCTTAAAACCTTCTCAGCATCCTCTTCTAAATCAAACTCGCTCCCAACACCTGGCTGAATCCCTGTCGTGTAGAGGCGCTCAAGCTTCTTCATAGTCTCGACTTCTCGCGTCACGCTCTTTAAAGATTCTCTCAGCACAGACTTCAGAATCTCGTTTTGAGATCCTCTTAACTCCTTCACATCAATTAGTTCTTTCTTATCTTCAAGTAATTCGATAAAGTACTGGAGTATAGCGATTGTCGTGAGTGTAGATATGAAAGAGTCTAGTATTGTATGTTTCTTAATTTCCAGCAACTCTCTAGACTCGTTCAAAGCCTTGACTAGACTGTAGTGTAAGTTGCTTGCCTCAGGACTCTCGCTTACTAAGGCGTGAGGCAAGTAGAGAGTATAGAAGAAGTCTGTAGCTAGTTCAGTAGTAATAAATTCTTTTTTCAGTCCTAGCTTGGATGAGAGCTTGATTATTTTCTCTCCCCTGTACCTAATTACTGGGTCTTCATAATCAACTCCTAGCAGAAAACCTCTACTCAACTCGACCGACCTTCCTGCTGACGATCTCCACGATGCTATCTATTAGGTGTAGCACGTCTTCCCCCAGTCTAAGAACTTGAGAATCCTGTGATTCTCTAATAATGTTGATTACCTTAGCTTTAGTTATTTCCAGCTCTCTCTCAATATTCTCGAACTTAGCTGCAACGAAGGAACTCTCTATGTTCTCTAGGGACTTCACATATTGAAGTAGTTCCCTTAAGTTAGCTCTTATCTCACTCAATTCTCTCACGTACTTGAAGGGAGTCTTCAGTTCTTCAGCCAAGACTGCACTGACCTTCTCTATATCTTCCCAGTCTCTCACGGCCACGTACTTGATCGAGAGTAAATCTTCTTCTACTGCATAAGTCCTGCCGTTCAGTATAGCGTTAGCTGCTACAATCTTTAGAGACTTGCCTTTACGTCTATCAGTTAAGTGAATGCCCCTACTCTCTAGAGCGGCTAGAAGCCTCAGCAACTTACTCTCAACGCCGCTTAAGTCTACATCAAACAATCTCTCGTTAATCTTCTTGATTTCTCCTATACTGAGTAGTCTGCCGCCGTCCCCGCTCTTAAGACTTAACGAAGCCTGTCTCTCTAGCTCCCAAGAAGCCCTCAGCAGATTTCTCCATAAGTCTTCTTGAACGGGTCTCACGAAATGTCTTAGTAGGAACCTGTCATAAACAGACTGAATCTCAGGGTCTTCAGGCACCTCGTTGCTGGCGCCAAAAAGAGTCCATAAATCTACTCTCAGTTCCGTGAATCCGTCGTAGAGTATCCTTTCTTGAAGAAGTGTATTGAGAGCGTTCAAGATGGCTGAGTTAGCCTTGAATATCTCGTCTAAGAAAGCTATCTGAGCGTCAGGCAACTTACCTGAAGTCAACCTAACGTACCTACCTTCTTCAAGTGCCCTAATGTCTAGGGGTCCGAAAAGCTCTGAAGGCTCTGTGTACCTAGTCAGCAAGTATTTGAAGAACTTGGCGTTAAGTAGTTCAGCAGCCCTCCTAACCAAAGCTGATTTAGCTGTATTATGAGATAACAAACCATTAGTGAAGAACGCGTGAGTTCCGGGCACGTGGAAATCATAGACCCTCACCAACTCCTCAACACGTCTCACAAACTTGACGACGTCCCAATCGAGACTACTCTGGAGACCCTCACTTAACTCAACAGGCTTAATTAATGAGATAAGCCTGCGCTTCTTACTTTCTGACATAAAGCCTACCTTAGTTAAGAACATTCTTAAATCTCTCCAACCCTCTACTATAAGTTCGTAAGAATCACAAGTGCTTAAGTTATCTTTACAGTCGAGAATAGTTGATGAAATACCACTACGTAACAGCAACAACTGAATTCCTTCTAAGAATAATCTACTCCTGCTTCTCAAGACTAGGCGAGGAACCTCCCCACCCACCACTAAATCAGCACTCTCAAAAACTCCTCTCAAGAAAGCTTCAGACACGCTATTAGGCGATAAAAGTATGAGTCTAGGCACACGCCCGTTCACGGAATCAACAAGTAACTCAAAGAACCTGATTAAGCGTGTAGATGTGCACTCAATCATTAACTTACTCGCTGAATCAACTGAGCAAGTCTCCGGGCCTAAGACCCCCTCAAGCAAGTCTGTTAATTTATGGAGTAAATCGACTCCGTTACTCCCTCTTTCTAAGCCTATTGACTCGCTACTCAAGAAGCGACCGCGAGTATAGAAAATCCCTAATAATTCGGCAGTCTTTTCATCTAACACTCTACTCACTCTAAGACCATACTTCATGATAAGATGTTCCACGCCGGGTATAGGCACGTAGCTAGGAGGAGAAGACAGCTTATTTAGAATCCTCACTTCATCGCCTTTCTTAAGGTCTCTTAGCTCAACCCAGCCTCGCCTAGTCATTACTGGGTGGTTAATAGTCCCTCTTATTCTGAAGCCTCTCTCAGTAATTATTTCGTAAGTCTCCCACACGTCATACACGTGGAGCTCAGTAGCTCTGCCGGAAGGGAAGACCGAAAGACTTGTCGTGTAGATTCCGGGAGCTAAGTTCTTAGCTACGTCTTCTATGTAGGAAAGTCTCCCATCATCAGAAGATATTATAGTGTCTCCCGTGACGCAGCCAGGCTCTCCAATGAGGATTGCGTGTTCTCCCGTAAGTAGAGCGAGAACAACTACTCTAGACTCCTCATCTCTACCTACGAAAGGCCTCCTCAACTCCTCCTCAAACTTCTGAACCTTAGTAACTACCTCATCTACCCTCAAGGTTTCAGCATCTCCTATACTAAACTACAGCACAACACCGAATAAATTAATGTGAGCCCTGCCAGAGGTTCGGCTTTTAGAGGACCTCATGACCTAGCGGTGAGTTCTCTTTCAGCACACTTACATATCTCGTAATTTAAGGACTTAATAATTTGATCTGCTAAACCCTCTTTTCTCAATACGATACAGAAATCGCAGGCTAGACCTCCAGAATTAGCTCCTTTTATAGCCAGCTCTCTAGCTTTCTGATCTATTATGTCTTTAATTCTCGGTATGTTAGCCAGCTTCTCTAACATCTTCGGCTTTCTTCTTTTATTCACCACGTAATTAACGAGTGGTTGAGAAATACCTAGCATGCGCGACACCTCTAGCTGAGTCAAGCCATAATCTCGTACTAGCTTCTCAGCTAAGTAGAGCCTGAGTGAAGGCAACACATCTCTAACATAGACCTCACAGTAAGACCTCATCCAATCACCAATAACTTAATTATTATTAAGACTTATATATCTTAAGTAGGCAGGCGCAACTCCATAATTATACTTGAGAGTGCTGTTCACTAAATCAAATCTGCCCTTCAAACACCACAACCCTCTTAACGTTCTAAGCTCTAAAAGTATATTTAAGACAATATTCAACGCTAGATTTAGGATGTTTAATGAGGGTAGCTGTTAAAGTAAGCGAACTTACGAAGAGATTTAGTAACAATATTGCAGTAAATAGAGTTAGTTTTGACGTTAAGTTTGGCGAGGCTTACGGACTTCTCGGACCGAATGGTGCCGGGAAGTCAACTCTACTTTCAATGATTATTGGTGTGATCGAGCCTGACGAGGGAACTGTTGAGATACTAGGCGGTGAAGTGAAAAATCCAGAGATTAGATCTAAAATTAATTACTGTCCTCAGGACCCAGCTCTATATGATAATCTAACTGGTTTAGAGAATCTAATGTTTTATTCTGGGTTATATGGAATAACAGGGAAGAAAGCGCTTGAGAGAGCTAAAAGACTAATAAAGAGGGTAGGATTAGAAGGATATGCGAATAAGCCGGTAAAAACTTATTCCGGCGGGATGAAGAAGAGGCTGAATCTCGCCGCCGCATTAATAAATGAACCGAGCATCCTCATATTGGATGAGCCTACAACAGGTATGGATCCGCGGGTGAGGAGAGAGGTCTGGCAATTACTAAATGAAATTAAGGGTTCAGATAGAGCGATAATATTCTCAACGCATTACATGGATGAGGCTGAGGTCCTGTCTGATAAGGTGGCTATTATGGATTCCGGTAAGATAATAGTTGAGGGAAGAACTGAAGATTTAAAGAAGCGCTATGCTCCTAAGCCTGTGATAAGCATTGAACTCCTTAACTCAAGTGACCAGCATAAGGCTAGAAAAGTACTAGACAGATATCTTGAACCAGGAGATATTGTAGTGACTGACTCTTCTATAAGAGTATATCATGAGGATCCAGATACTCTTCTACCTCAAATATCTCTTGACCTCTTCAAGATCGGAGTTAGAATAGTTTCTGTAAGGATTGTTAAGCCGACGCTTGAAGACGTTTTCCTAAGGTTAACTGGTAGGAGGATTGAGGAGAATTGAAGACTAGCGTAATTAAAGCGCTTATAGTGAAGGATTTAAAGGAGACTTTTAGAGATAAGAATGCTGTCTTCTGGATGATTGCTTGGCCGCTAATATGGCTAGTTTTAACAGCCTACATTCTTATTCCTCCTGGATTAGACCAGCCTAAGAGTATGAGTCTCGGACTAATTAATTACGATGTATCCTCAAGTTTTCCAGTGAATGGCTCGGTTCTTGTCAGAGCTTTGGAGGAGGCCCAATATAAGGGTGTAAAACTCTTTAATGTGAAAATCTATGAAGACAGAGCCTCTCTAATTGAGGATATTAAGAAGGGAAGAATCGATGCAGGCATTATAATACCGGAGAATTTTGGTGAGAACCTGACTTTAGGACAGGCCGCTTTAGAGGTTTATGTTGGCGCGAAGAGTGTGCAGTCTGCCCAAATTAACCGCTACATGCTAGAGAAGTTCATAGAAGAATTTAGCAAGGTTGCTTCTGAGGAGAAGATTACTTGGATGATGAAATTTATTCCAGAGGAATATGTTCCCTTAGATATCGTTGAGAGATTTTTGAGGGGGCTAGCGAAACCAATAAACGCGACATTCATTGAGGTTTTACCTGAAGCATTAATTTCCAGAGAGGCTTGGATTGGCTGGTATACTATCGGAGCCATAGGAATGACTATGCTTTACAGCGGATTAAATATAGGCTCGACAGCACTACTAGAAGAAAAACAGAAAGGTTGTCTACGCAAGATACTAGCGTCACCAACCACGCCATCTGAATTAATACTTGGAAAGATCTTGTCTGGCATTTTATCCCTCTCGGTCATATCAGTTGTTATAATCGTTTTCGGCGTGTTTGTCTGTAGAGCAAAAA
The window above is part of the Zestosphaera sp. genome. Proteins encoded here:
- a CDS encoding GTPase, with the protein product MVRFGEMLLANWRLVKELLETVDVALEVVDVRDPLSTRSKRFERLCSGLGIKYVVVLNKSDLVPRDVVRAWIKYFEEVEGMRAVPISAQKRLGTLKLRKIIRRLSDKKPLIVGVFGMPKVGKSTLINTWAGRHAARTSPYPGTPGYTKKAQLFNVGGGVYLLDTPGIIPVEGDEIEVTIRMNPIDTIKNPVATAVGLIKRIASHNPKAFREAYGIDSSDPDIILRELAFKRGWVYKSDKEPVITESAKLIIRDYLDGKIRFYVLPP
- a CDS encoding transcriptional regulator, which encodes MRSYCEVYVRDVLPSLRLYLAEKLVRDYGLTQLEVSRMLGISQPLVNYVVNKRRKPKMLEKLANIPRIKDIIDQKARELAIKGANSGGLACDFCIVLRKEGLADQIIKSLNYEICKCAERELTARS
- a CDS encoding AAA family ATPase; translation: MRVDEVVTKVQKFEEELRRPFVGRDEESRVVVLALLTGEHAILIGEPGCVTGDTIISSDDGRLSYIEDVAKNLAPGIYTTSLSVFPSGRATELHVYDVWETYEIITERGFRIRGTINHPVMTRRGWVELRDLKKGDEVRILNKLSSPPSYVPIPGVEHLIMKYGLRVSRVLDEKTAELLGIFYTRGRFLSSESIGLERGSNGVDLLHKLTDLLEGVLGPETCSVDSASKLMIECTSTRLIRFFELLVDSVNGRVPRLILLSPNSVSEAFLRGVFESADLVVGGEVPRLVLRSRSRLFLEGIQLLLLRSGISSTILDCKDNLSTCDSYELIVEGWRDLRMFLTKVGFMSESKKRRLISLIKPVELSEGLQSSLDWDVVKFVRRVEELVRVYDFHVPGTHAFFTNGLLSHNTAKSALVRRAAELLNAKFFKYLLTRYTEPSELFGPLDIRALEEGRYVRLTSGKLPDAQIAFLDEIFKANSAILNALNTLLQERILYDGFTELRVDLWTLFGASNEVPEDPEIQSVYDRFLLRHFVRPVQEDLWRNLLRASWELERQASLSLKSGDGGRLLSIGEIKKINERLFDVDLSGVESKLLRLLAALESRGIHLTDRRKGKSLKIVAANAILNGRTYAVEEDLLSIKYVAVRDWEDIEKVSAVLAEELKTPFKYVRELSEIRANLRELLQYVKSLENIESSFVAAKFENIERELEITKAKVINIIRESQDSQVLRLGEDVLHLIDSIVEIVSRKVGRVE
- a CDS encoding ABC transporter ATP-binding protein produces the protein MRVAVKVSELTKRFSNNIAVNRVSFDVKFGEAYGLLGPNGAGKSTLLSMIIGVIEPDEGTVEILGGEVKNPEIRSKINYCPQDPALYDNLTGLENLMFYSGLYGITGKKALERAKRLIKRVGLEGYANKPVKTYSGGMKKRLNLAAALINEPSILILDEPTTGMDPRVRREVWQLLNEIKGSDRAIIFSTHYMDEAEVLSDKVAIMDSGKIIVEGRTEDLKKRYAPKPVISIELLNSSDQHKARKVLDRYLEPGDIVVTDSSIRVYHEDPDTLLPQISLDLFKIGVRIVSVRIVKPTLEDVFLRLTGRRIEEN
- a CDS encoding rubrerythrin family protein, with amino-acid sequence MNLLTELRPLVKEALLSAYAGESMAQSRYRAFEEVAEREGFKNVARLFRAIAFAEQVHARNHLKRMASVMSDQKACGGAPIGLGSTSQNLNLAIMGEEFEVSEMYPTYVAIAEFYGDEAAKRTFRWALEAERIHAELYKKAKEHVDKGEDMPLEGKVWICPVCGHTHVGLEAPEKCPVCGVTRDKYVGF
- a CDS encoding ABC transporter permease, encoding MKTSVIKALIVKDLKETFRDKNAVFWMIAWPLIWLVLTAYILIPPGLDQPKSMSLGLINYDVSSSFPVNGSVLVRALEEAQYKGVKLFNVKIYEDRASLIEDIKKGRIDAGIIIPENFGENLTLGQAALEVYVGAKSVQSAQINRYMLEKFIEEFSKVASEEKITWMMKFIPEEYVPLDIVERFLRGLAKPINATFIEVLPEALISREAWIGWYTIGAIGMTMLYSGLNIGSTALLEEKQKGCLRKILASPTTPSELILGKILSGILSLSVISVVIIVFGVFVCRAKIYWNPLRVEHWVVPAMFLVLASLSLGMGSILSLGVRSVRGASSLSVSLGLILAFLTGIWFPREWFPEWMRVLAYYSPATWAVDVIRYVIVFEAEPAEVAHYIIGATLTTLVVLFIGIVIYEKTLRKYLER
- a CDS encoding VWA domain-containing protein, with amino-acid sequence MSRGFLLGVDYEDPVIRYRGEKIIKLSSKLGLKKEFITTELATDFFYTLYLPHALVSESPEASNLHYSLVKALNESRELLEIKKHTILDSFISTLTTIAILQYFIELLEDKKELIDVKELRGSQNEILKSVLRESLKSVTREVETMKKLERLYTTGIQPGVGSEFDLEEDAEKVLRLARMTDVSKILEVLSLVPDVVKKTRKKYEKFNRGEFNGYDLGSDLERLVPAQLALPRKYLLLSYAESKLLLYDKKISKSLGPLYLLTDKSGSMEGEKIEWAKATAIALLIKSRREVREFYLRFFDGAPHDLIRISRKASFSEFLNLIRNLARVKSGGGTDITKAITTACDDIICSGLIKRDSDIVVITDGEDTLSVTTLRRKLKQANARLFSVMIQGDNKDLKMLSERYLTVSTLDKDTILKIVEG